From a single Rickettsia endosymbiont of Cantharis rufa genomic region:
- the rpsS gene encoding 30S ribosomal protein S19, with the protein MARSIWKGPFVDGYLIKKVQKLMESGRSEMVKTWSRRSTILPIFVGFTFSVHNGNKFIPVSVNEEMVGRKLGEFAPTRTFHGHGADKKVKRK; encoded by the coding sequence ATGGCACGCTCAATATGGAAAGGGCCTTTTGTAGACGGTTATTTAATAAAGAAAGTTCAAAAATTAATGGAATCAGGTAGATCTGAAATGGTTAAAACTTGGTCTAGAAGATCAACAATTTTACCTATTTTTGTTGGATTTACCTTTTCTGTTCATAATGGAAATAAATTTATTCCGGTTTCTGTAAATGAAGAAATGGTTGGAAGAAAATTAGGTGAATTTGCCCCTACTAGAACATTTCACGGCCATGGAGCAGATAAAAAAGTTAAAAGAAAGTAA
- the rplR gene encoding 50S ribosomal protein L18, whose product MRSAKLKFEKRRSRIRHKISKTSDRVRLSIFKSGRNIYAQIIDDSKSITIASASTLDEKIKKLKKSHCNIENAIKVGEEIAKKADFAGIKEVVFDRGGYKYHGVIKALADAVRKKIKF is encoded by the coding sequence ATGCGTAGTGCTAAGCTAAAATTTGAAAAAAGAAGAAGTAGAATAAGACATAAAATATCTAAAACATCTGATAGAGTTAGATTATCAATATTTAAGTCAGGTAGAAATATATATGCACAAATCATTGATGATTCTAAGTCTATAACGATTGCTTCCGCTTCAACTTTAGATGAGAAAATAAAAAAATTAAAAAAATCTCATTGTAATATTGAAAATGCTATAAAAGTAGGTGAAGAAATAGCAAAAAAAGCTGATTTTGCAGGGATAAAAGAAGTGGTATTTGATAGAGGCGGTTATAAATATCACGGCGTTATAAAAGCTCTCGCTGATGCAGTTAGAAAGAAAATAAAATTTTAG
- the rplF gene encoding 50S ribosomal protein L6, protein MSRVGKLPITIPEGVKVGLNDLEVKISGPKGELSKNFKGNIAISLAENKLLVKPLAANKNARAMWGTARSIISNMVTGVKEGFKLKLEINGVGYRAMVKGRYLNLMLAKSHNTKIEIPSDIKIDVPKQNIIILEGTDKEKLGQFASIIIKQRPPEPYKGKGIKFENQFIPRKEGKKN, encoded by the coding sequence ATGTCACGCGTTGGAAAATTACCGATTACTATACCTGAAGGTGTAAAAGTTGGTTTAAACGATTTAGAAGTAAAAATATCTGGACCTAAAGGCGAGCTATCAAAAAATTTTAAAGGTAATATAGCAATTTCATTGGCAGAAAATAAGCTTTTAGTAAAACCTTTAGCCGCAAATAAAAATGCACGTGCTATGTGGGGTACTGCAAGAAGCATAATATCTAATATGGTTACCGGCGTTAAAGAAGGGTTTAAACTTAAACTTGAAATTAACGGAGTCGGTTATAGGGCAATGGTAAAAGGTAGATATCTAAATTTAATGCTTGCTAAAAGTCATAACACAAAAATTGAAATACCCTCAGATATTAAAATAGATGTGCCTAAGCAGAATATTATTATTCTTGAGGGAACAGATAAAGAAAAGCTAGGACAATTTGCTTCAATTATTATAAAACAGAGACCACCTGAGCCTTATAAAGGAAAAGGAATTAAATTTGAAAATCAATTTATACCGCGTAAAGAAGGGAAGAAAAATTAA
- the rplN gene encoding 50S ribosomal protein L14 has product MIQMQSILEVADNSGAKKVMCIKVLGGSHHMVAKLGDVIVVSVKEAIPGGKVKKGDVYKGVIVRTKTGVVRPDGSTIKFDKNALVLLNKQDEPIGTRVFGPVTRELRAKKYVRIMSLAEEVL; this is encoded by the coding sequence ATGATTCAAATGCAGAGCATCCTGGAAGTTGCAGATAATTCCGGTGCTAAAAAAGTTATGTGTATTAAAGTTTTAGGTGGCTCTCACCATATGGTGGCAAAGCTGGGTGATGTTATAGTTGTATCTGTTAAAGAAGCTATACCCGGTGGTAAGGTTAAAAAGGGTGATGTTTATAAAGGCGTGATCGTTCGTACAAAGACCGGAGTAGTAAGACCTGACGGTAGTACAATAAAATTTGATAAAAACGCATTAGTGCTTTTGAATAAACAAGATGAACCTATCGGCACTAGAGTTTTTGGTCCTGTTACAAGAGAACTTAGAGCGAAAAAATATGTTAGAATAATGTCGCTTGCAGAGGAAGTGTTATAA
- the rplX gene encoding 50S ribosomal protein L24, translating into MIKLKVKKGDEVVVITGKHKGKKGKILKVFSEDSKVIVSGVNLVKKHTKPNQMSEGGIITKELPIHISNIAHIDPKTGSPTKVAFKFLEDGSKVRLAKKSGEIIGKEGK; encoded by the coding sequence ATGATTAAATTAAAAGTAAAAAAAGGTGATGAAGTTGTCGTTATTACCGGAAAGCACAAAGGAAAAAAAGGCAAAATATTAAAAGTTTTTTCTGAGGACAGTAAAGTAATTGTTTCCGGAGTAAATTTAGTAAAAAAACATACTAAGCCTAATCAAATGAGTGAAGGCGGGATAATAACTAAAGAATTACCTATACATATCTCAAATATTGCACATATCGATCCAAAAACCGGTAGCCCTACCAAAGTAGCTTTTAAATTCTTAGAGGACGGTTCTAAGGTTAGATTAGCAAAGAAATCAGGGGAAATTATTGGTAAGGAAGGTAAATAA
- the rpmC gene encoding 50S ribosomal protein L29: protein MNDLKLLRSKLSTETIEELYKNLGLLKKELFNLRFQQALGELKNTSRFSLVKKSIACIKTELTKRSNSEEY, encoded by the coding sequence ATGAATGATTTGAAATTATTAAGAAGTAAGTTATCTACTGAAACGATAGAAGAGCTTTATAAAAACCTTGGTCTTTTAAAGAAAGAATTATTTAATTTAAGATTTCAACAAGCTTTAGGTGAGTTAAAAAATACTAGTAGATTTTCGTTAGTCAAAAAGTCTATAGCATGTATTAAAACTGAATTAACAAAAAGATCTAATAGTGAGGAATATTAA
- the rplV gene encoding 50S ribosomal protein L22, producing MVQENKNFATAKAKSIRVSPRKLNLVAAFIRNMKVSEALVQLTFSPKRIAKVVKDCLQSAVANAENNLGLDIDRLVITKATVGKALVMKRVMPRAKGRAARINKFFSNLYITVTEKEDN from the coding sequence ATGGTACAGGAAAATAAAAATTTTGCTACGGCAAAAGCTAAATCTATTAGAGTAAGTCCAAGGAAGCTAAATCTAGTTGCGGCATTTATTAGAAATATGAAAGTATCTGAAGCATTGGTACAATTAACTTTTTCCCCTAAAAGAATTGCAAAAGTTGTAAAAGATTGCTTACAATCTGCTGTTGCGAATGCCGAAAATAATTTAGGTTTAGATATAGATAGGTTAGTTATTACTAAAGCGACGGTAGGTAAGGCTTTAGTGATGAAAAGAGTTATGCCTAGAGCAAAAGGAAGGGCAGCTAGAATAAATAAGTTTTTTAGTAATCTTTATATAACTGTTACAGAAAAAGAGGATAATTAA
- the rpsQ gene encoding 30S ribosomal protein S17 — MPKRVLQGVVISSKTDKTVTVKVERKFKHPIYKKFVKVSKKYAAHDSENRYQEGDKVSIIESRPISKTKTWIVVNGE, encoded by the coding sequence ATGCCGAAAAGAGTGTTACAAGGCGTGGTTATAAGTTCAAAAACTGATAAGACGGTTACAGTAAAAGTAGAAAGAAAGTTTAAGCATCCTATTTACAAAAAATTCGTGAAAGTATCTAAAAAATATGCTGCTCATGATTCAGAAAACAGATATCAAGAAGGAGATAAAGTTAGTATAATTGAAAGTCGTCCTATCTCAAAAACCAAAACATGGATAGTGGTAAATGGAGAATAA
- the rplE gene encoding 50S ribosomal protein L5, whose protein sequence is MLRFKELYQQKIIENLQKEFSYKNKHEIPQIKKIVINMGVGEAIADSKVINNAVTDITLISGQKPVVTLARKSIATFKLRENMKIGCKVTLRKDRMYDFLERLVIVALPRVKEFRGFSYKSFDGKGNFTFGLKEQIVFPEINYDKIDTIRGMDVTIVTSAKTDKESKFLLSGFNLPFYN, encoded by the coding sequence ATGCTAAGATTTAAAGAATTATATCAACAAAAAATTATTGAAAACTTACAAAAAGAATTTTCTTATAAAAATAAACACGAAATACCTCAAATTAAGAAAATTGTTATAAATATGGGAGTAGGGGAAGCAATAGCCGATTCCAAAGTAATTAATAATGCAGTAACTGATATTACATTGATTTCCGGTCAGAAGCCGGTCGTAACGTTAGCAAGAAAATCTATTGCAACCTTTAAGTTACGCGAAAATATGAAAATAGGCTGTAAGGTTACATTACGTAAAGATAGAATGTATGATTTTTTAGAAAGGCTAGTAATTGTTGCGTTACCTCGTGTTAAGGAATTTCGCGGTTTTTCTTATAAAAGTTTTGATGGTAAAGGAAATTTTACTTTTGGATTAAAAGAGCAGATAGTCTTTCCTGAAATTAATTACGATAAAATAGATACAATAAGGGGTATGGATGTTACAATCGTTACATCTGCTAAAACGGACAAAGAAAGTAAGTTTTTGTTATCAGGGTTTAATTTACCTTTTTATAATTAA
- the rpsN gene encoding 30S ribosomal protein S14, whose translation MAKVSSIKKNESRKKKSQSLHNKRLALKSKIYDKNISLEERFSLVMSLAQLPRNSSSTRIRNRCELTGRPRGVTRKFGISRNKLRELIGRGLVPGVVKSSW comes from the coding sequence ATGGCAAAAGTAAGTTCAATAAAAAAGAACGAAAGTAGGAAAAAAAAATCACAAAGCTTGCATAATAAACGTTTAGCACTAAAAAGTAAAATTTACGATAAAAATATTTCACTAGAAGAGCGTTTTTCTTTAGTAATGTCGCTCGCACAATTACCTAGAAATTCATCATCTACTAGAATAAGAAATAGATGCGAGCTTACAGGTAGACCAAGAGGTGTTACAAGAAAATTTGGTATATCTAGGAATAAGCTTAGGGAATTAATAGGAAGAGGCTTAGTTCCCGGTGTAGTTAAGTCAAGTTGGTAA
- the rpsH gene encoding 30S ribosomal protein S8 codes for MSMTDNVADMLTRIRNAYKSKLINVSFPSSKIKTSILDVLQKEGYIKNYVTTQKNNISYTEVALKYSANGDASICEIHKVSKPGKRVYSAIKDLKGYYNNMGIYILSTSYGVMSDREAHIKNVGGEVICKVF; via the coding sequence ATGTCAATGACGGATAATGTAGCAGATATGTTAACTAGAATTAGAAATGCTTATAAAAGTAAATTGATAAATGTTTCTTTTCCTAGTTCTAAAATTAAAACTTCAATTTTAGATGTTTTGCAAAAAGAAGGTTATATAAAAAATTATGTAACTACTCAGAAAAATAATATTAGTTATACTGAGGTAGCTTTAAAATACTCTGCTAATGGTGATGCTTCTATATGCGAAATTCATAAAGTATCAAAGCCTGGAAAGAGAGTATACTCTGCTATTAAAGATTTGAAAGGATATTATAATAATATGGGTATATATATTCTTTCCACTTCTTACGGTGTTATGTCTGATAGAGAGGCTCATATTAAAAATGTCGGCGGCGAAGTAATTTGTAAAGTATTTTAA
- the rpsE gene encoding 30S ribosomal protein S5, with amino-acid sequence MSKVKKNEETLSEVLVDVNRVTKVVKGGRRFTFSAYVVVGDKAGRVGAGHGKAKEVNEARGKAKHAAKKRMMKVPLYQNRTIHHDVVGKSGAAKVILRKAKAGTGVIAGGSMRAIFDSLGVHDIVAKSIGSTNVYAMISATFDALNKLASPKSIAMRRDKKVNEISVKSSDIQVNE; translated from the coding sequence ATGTCTAAAGTTAAAAAAAATGAAGAGACTTTAAGCGAAGTTCTAGTCGACGTAAATAGAGTTACGAAAGTAGTAAAAGGCGGCAGAAGGTTTACTTTTTCTGCTTATGTGGTTGTCGGCGACAAAGCAGGTAGAGTTGGAGCAGGACACGGGAAAGCTAAAGAAGTAAACGAAGCCCGAGGAAAAGCAAAGCATGCTGCTAAAAAAAGAATGATGAAAGTCCCATTATATCAAAATCGAACTATTCATCATGATGTTGTAGGTAAAAGTGGTGCCGCTAAAGTGATTTTAAGAAAGGCTAAAGCGGGTACAGGTGTTATAGCAGGTGGTTCCATGAGAGCAATTTTTGATTCTTTAGGTGTTCATGATATTGTTGCTAAATCAATAGGCTCAACTAATGTTTATGCAATGATTTCTGCAACATTTGATGCATTAAATAAACTTGCGTCACCAAAATCTATTGCTATGAGAAGAGATAAAAAAGTAAATGAAATATCTGTAAAATCTTCTGATATCCAAGTTAATGAATAA
- the rpmD gene encoding 50S ribosomal protein L30, translated as MNNKISNIKITQVKSAIGCKYDQRSTLVGLGLNKINKTVTLENTNSIKGMVEKVKHLLKIENM; from the coding sequence ATGAATAATAAGATCAGTAATATAAAAATTACTCAAGTTAAAAGTGCTATAGGTTGTAAGTATGATCAAAGATCGACGTTAGTTGGTCTTGGTTTAAACAAAATTAATAAGACTGTTACTCTTGAAAATACTAATTCAATCAAAGGAATGGTTGAAAAAGTAAAGCATTTGTTAAAAATAGAAAATATGTAG
- the rpsC gene encoding 30S ribosomal protein S3, translating into MGQKVCAHGFRVGPTLIKGWDSVLYAEKHYKTLFIQDLKIRDLINKGFSQAQISRVLIERPSNKSIIININAKKPNIIIGRNGSEIDKLKKAIEKMTSLKEVYINIHEVRKFNIDAAIVAQTIALQLEKRVSFRKAMKTAIQASFKQGGQGIRVSCSGRLGGAEIARTEWYIEGRMPLHTLRADIDYSTAEAITTYGVIGVKVWIYKGEYTENKRYN; encoded by the coding sequence ATGGGGCAGAAAGTTTGTGCGCATGGTTTTAGAGTCGGGCCGACTTTAATTAAAGGTTGGGATTCCGTATTGTATGCAGAAAAACATTATAAAACTCTTTTTATACAAGATTTAAAAATTAGAGATTTAATAAATAAGGGTTTTAGTCAAGCTCAAATTAGCAGAGTTTTGATTGAACGCCCCTCTAATAAAAGTATTATAATTAATATTAATGCCAAAAAACCAAATATAATTATTGGTAGAAATGGTAGTGAAATTGATAAGCTAAAAAAAGCTATCGAGAAAATGACTTCTTTAAAAGAAGTTTATATAAATATTCATGAAGTTAGAAAGTTTAATATAGATGCTGCTATAGTAGCTCAAACTATAGCACTACAGCTTGAAAAAAGAGTTTCTTTTAGAAAGGCCATGAAAACAGCAATTCAGGCTTCATTTAAACAAGGTGGACAAGGTATAAGAGTTAGTTGTTCAGGGCGACTTGGAGGTGCTGAAATTGCTAGAACCGAGTGGTATATAGAAGGAAGAATGCCATTACATACTTTAAGAGCTGATATTGATTATTCAACAGCTGAGGCTATAACGACTTATGGAGTTATAGGGGTTAAAGTGTGGATTTATAAAGGTGAATATACAGAAAATAAAAGATATAATTAA
- the rplP gene encoding 50S ribosomal protein L16, protein MLAPKKQKFRKAHKGRVASKAKAGTALAFGSFGLKSIDGWRVTARQIEAGRKAATRCMKRQGRLWIRIFPDVPVSKKPAEVRMGKGKGSPEFFAVRVSPGRIMFEIEGVEENIALRALELASAKLPVRTRIVRRYE, encoded by the coding sequence ATGTTAGCTCCGAAAAAACAAAAATTTAGAAAAGCTCATAAAGGTAGAGTTGCTTCAAAAGCAAAAGCAGGTACGGCGCTTGCTTTTGGATCATTTGGTCTAAAATCTATAGACGGTTGGCGTGTTACTGCAAGACAAATAGAAGCAGGAAGAAAAGCGGCTACTAGATGTATGAAAAGGCAAGGAAGATTATGGATTCGCATTTTTCCGGATGTTCCAGTTTCTAAAAAGCCTGCCGAAGTAAGAATGGGTAAGGGTAAAGGTTCTCCTGAATTTTTTGCAGTTAGAGTTTCGCCTGGAAGAATTATGTTTGAAATTGAAGGGGTAGAAGAAAATATTGCCCTTAGAGCTTTAGAACTTGCAAGTGCAAAATTACCTGTTAGAACAAGGATAGTGAGACGTTATGAATGA